TGAAATAATTTACATTATAAATGTAGtcatgtaataaaaataatgtgtagCTGCAGATACGGTTACGACATTAGTCCTTACTAGCTGTGGTTGGACATTAATCGGAGTTTATGGCCTAATATCTTTATTGTCCTGTCCTTGATTTAATAGCttatacaatctgaaaaaataAATCGTTTTAGCAGATAAGATATTGCAGCATGAGcaaaagaagagaaatgatatagTTAATAGTCGTAACTTGCAGTACAAGTCAAAATAGTGTAATACAATTCTAAGATAGTAAATGTTAGTTAGTGCTACAATATCAACAATTAATGTCTAAATACTTGATGTACTCTCTTATTCTCTTAATGGAAAATTCACACtttcatttatttgataatATAAGATGATCTTGCTATACAAATTTTTCTATGGATATGTGCACATCAAATGAATGTTgtacctttttttatttttaatatgggGTATTTTGTCGTCTAATATATTATTGTCTTTAATTTGTGCATTTAGGAATGCTTACAATATGGTTGTTCACAAATTTGGTGAGAAGCTATACTCTGGGCTGGTTGCAACCACAACTTCTCATCTCAAAGAGATAGCTAGATCTCTTGAAGCCACTGAAGGAAGTTCCTTTCTGGAAGAATTAAACAGAAAATGGAATGATCATAATAAGGCATTACGAATGATTAATGACATTCTGATGTACGTGGATAAGACTTATATCCCACAGACCAAGAAGACACATATTTATGAACTTGGCTTGAACCTGTGGACAGAGAATGTTATTTACTCAAAACAGATCAGGACTCGACTGTCGAATATGCTTTTGGAATTAGTATGCAAGGAACGTGCTGGGGAAGATGTTAATATAGAACTgattaaaaatattacaaagaTGCTAATGGATTTAGGTTCTTCTGTTTATGAGCAAGAATTCGAGACTTCGTTTCTACAAGTTTCAGCTGAGTTCTACAGGGCTGAATCTCAGAAATTTATCGAGTGCTGTGATTGCGGTGATTATCTCAAGAAAGTTGAGAGGTGCCTGAATGAGGAAACAGATAGAATGTGCCACTACTTGGACCCTAGCACTGAAAAGAAGATTACTAGTGTGATCGAGAAGGAGATGATTGAAAATCACATGCTTAGATTAATCCATATGGAGAACTCGGGGTTAGTAAACATGCTTTGTGGtgataaatatgaagatttGGGAAGAATGTATAACTTGTTTCGTCGTGTTACTAATGGTCTCTCGAAAATACGTGAAGTGACGACTTCACACATCAGAGAGTCCTTGAAACAGCTTCTTACTGATCTAGAAAGGTTGGATGATATTCATGTTGAATTTGTGCAGAGGTTGTTagatgagaaagataaatatgaCAAGATTATAAGCTTGGGATTTAATGAAGACATAACTTTCCAGAATGCTTTTAATTCCTCATTTGAATCCTTTTCGGATGAGTACATTTCTGCAGAGTACATTTTAGTATAGAGAGAGTGACTTAGACAGGCCTCAATAGTGAGGATTAAGAAATCTAGGAAGCAACTTGATGTTTGGCACTGTGTGAACTGACAGAACTATGAAGTATTTGATGTAAACCAATTGCATGAATTAATTAGTTTATGAGAGTTTGTTGACAATTGCATGAATGTAATTAGTTTATTGAGTTGGTTGgctctttcattttattttttatatataaaaatatcgaTTAAGGGAGATACGATTCGTGCAAGCTCAGGTTTCTAATTTGAACCGGAGGATGATAACGGATAAAGAGAATTCTCACTTTAGAGGAGTCGGATCCTTCTGACTAACatggataaaatatatttaaccctctGATAAGTTTCATCTCCCTAAAGCTTTAGTGTGGTCTTTGTTTGGATAGTGTCATTCGACACTCATCTTTATTAGACAACCTGATGCTCTGTACATGATACCTAATAAAACGAGACAGGCCTTGGATCCCTTCAAGTAATTTTAggaatatattttatatactttGTAAGAAAATCAATGTGTTAGGTCATAGTTCCATTTTGTAACTAGGACGATTTCTGGTGTTAATGAGAAATATGAATACGAGAAAATTATAAACTTGGAATTTAGAAATAACAATTTCTTCCAAAATGCTTTGAATTCCTCGTTCGAATTTTTCATTAACTTGAACCCTTGTTCTCCAGAGTACATTTCACTATTTGTAGACGATAAGCTTAGAAAGGAACTAAAGGGAGTTAGCGAGGATGATGTAGAGATTACTCTTGAAAATGTGACGACGCTATTCCGATACTTGCAAGAAAAAGACATGTTTGAGAAGAATTCCAATCCTAGATTACTAAGATCCTTCTTTCACTTTACTTGTtaataccaaaaataaaaataaaagaaagacctaaaatatcttttttcaaaatgaatgaaGAAAGTACAACATAACATCATTAAGTTTACATGGTTTTTAGATATCAAATCCCGAATCGAATAAACTTGAAGTCATTTCATTTTGCAACAAGTCGACTCCTTGAGTGTAAACCAAAACCCACCCTCCAAAGTTCCAAGATACATCCACACAATACCAAATAATTGAGATTTGCATTcaaatcacttattttaaaaacatcaaAGATCTTTTGTATTGACCTTGAGCCTTTGAAGTTTGAGTGACTTAAGCTCATGAATTAGTTGCATCAAATTTTCATGAGAAGACCCACCAACAAGTATAGCTTTCTTTGCATCCTCACTCAAAGCTTTGGCTCTTGATCTCATCTCATCAGCTTCTTTTccattttccaaaaccaaagcaatagccTTTCCAATTTCTTCCCTTTTCACAACCTCACTCCCAAACTCATTCCAATTTCTCCATTCTTTGGCCCCAACAGATACCCCAATTCTCAACACATCAACAACCAActtctcattaaaaaaatgttcagCAAACAAAGGCCAAGTCACCATAGGCAAACCAACATTCATGCTTTCAACTATTGTATTCCAACCACAATGACTCACCATTCCTCCAATAGCTTTGTTCTCAAGTATTAACAATTGGGGAGCCCAACCCCATATCAAATAACCCTTATTGCTTTCTTTCACTCTCTTTTCAAACTCCTCCATAAATCCTTCACCttctttatcattatttttacgAACAACCCAAATGAAATCATGGCTTGAAGTTTCAAGTGCATGAGCTATTTCAATGAGTTGAGATGTTGGGAACTTGTTTAAGCTGCCAAAACTTACATAGAGAACAGAATTCTCTTTCTTGGAGTTTAGCCATTTAAGCAAGTCACTATTTCCTTCTTCTACTCTCTTGTCTCCTCTTTCTTCCTTATCAGAAACATCTTGATTTGCCCATAATGAAACTGGTCCTAAGCTCCAACACTTTGTTCCAAATGCATTCTTGTAATGCTCTTCATAAGCACCCTCGAAATCGTAAAAGCTATTAAATACTGCGCCATAACTTCTTGTAGCTGAATCATTGATCACcttcataacaaaaaatattggatGATTAGCATAGTATAAATTATAGCCAATCATTATCAAGCAACGGTCAATAGATAAATATGTATCGATCTATCTCTATAAAATATTGTGGCTATGTATAAATTTAGATAAGTCGAAATCCTTCAAGAGGATGAGACTCAAATTCTCTACTGGTACGTAGTTGTTTTCGAACCATTTGGAGAAAAATCATTGACCTGGCtagattttaaaaacaacttagaaTATAATTTGTCCAATTTTCATCCGAATGCCGAAACATGTGACAATTGGATTAGCTGGTCAAGATAAAACAAATCTTcatatgaattaaatcaaaataaaaatctttatTCAAGATTTATTTCAAACCTTCATTAACTGTCCATAAGCATTTGGCTTTCTCATCCAATCTGGTAACTGCAATCTAGTCATCTCCAATTTATGTGGCAACCCTACCATCGTGAATTTGTCAGAATCACGG
Above is a genomic segment from Medicago truncatula cultivar Jemalong A17 chromosome 5, MtrunA17r5.0-ANR, whole genome shotgun sequence containing:
- the LOC11419090 gene encoding soyasapogenol B glucuronide galactosyltransferase: MVESHEAKANNLKVIFLPFLSTSHIIPMVDMARVFAMQGVDITIITTAGNAAIFQKSIDRDFNRGRSIRTHVLEFPDKQVGLPVGVETFNADTPPDTPPKIYYGLAILQPQIENLFLELQADCIVSDMFHPWTVGVAEKLGIPRIIFYAASVLSRSAVHTLEQHASHTRVDRDSDKFTMVGLPHKLEMTRLQLPDWMRKPNAYGQLMKVINDSATRSYGAVFNSFYDFEGAYEEHYKNAFGTKCWSLGPVSLWANQDVSDKEERGDKRVEEGNSDLLKWLNSKKENSVLYVSFGSLNKFPTSQLIEIAHALETSSHDFIWVVRKNNDKEGEGFMEEFEKRVKESNKGYLIWGWAPQLLILENKAIGGMVSHCGWNTIVESMNVGLPMVTWPLFAEHFFNEKLVVDVLRIGVSVGAKEWRNWNEFGSEVVKREEIGKAIALVLENGKEADEMRSRAKALSEDAKKAILVGGSSHENLMQLIHELKSLKLQRLKVNTKDL
- the LOC11408876 gene encoding cullin-3A gives rise to the protein MSNMGKKSFVIEAYKHRVVMDADYADKTWNILEHAIHDLYNHNVRNISFEELYRNAYNMVVHKFGEKLYSGLVATTTSHLKEIARSLEATEGSSFLEELNRKWNDHNKALRMINDILMYVDKTYIPQTKKTHIYELGLNLWTENVIYSKQIRTRLSNMLLELVCKERAGEDVNIELIKNITKMLMDLGSSVYEQEFETSFLQVSAEFYRAESQKFIECCDCGDYLKKVERCLNEETDRMCHYLDPSTEKKITSVIEKEMIENHMLRLIHMENSGLVNMLCGDKYEDLGRMYNLFRRVTNGLSKIREVTTSHIRESLKQLLTDLERLDDIHVEFVQRLLDEKDKYDKIISLGFNEDNFFQNALNSSFEFFINLNPCSPEYISLFVDDKLRKELKGVSEDDVEITLENVTTLFRYLQEKDMFEKNSNPRLLRSFFHFTC